The following coding sequences are from one Agelaius phoeniceus isolate bAgePho1 chromosome 24, bAgePho1.hap1, whole genome shotgun sequence window:
- the KIAA2013 gene encoding uncharacterized protein KIAA2013 homolog — MWLQQRLKGLPGLLSSSWARRLLLLLVLLLVAYWYLGAARARGAGRGAEPWGPAALCVQAASGAWREQTQRGDALPLPEEAAGAGEPPGLAVAGNGFLLLDVSAGRLWVRPAGPAAGPPLATEYPALVRLRALGGRGEARAALAALRDGAVRRLRCVQTGPGAGDCVTVREEVVAHRSRPHLYLQRIRIANPTVRVAAFEASAPAAASALGGRFTTSLEKVEERQFLLSSGRLLLAGSPKVVLVVVAAKKLVSRVQVAPESHFDETVLSVVYTSEPIEVSRLEETFSKLREAAKKEMLEVMQMGVEDLFQEHQQTWSDLFISGIEMRKITDAHTPSSETVNMTLYYVLSTVPAPLLDPLLAGEDREKIEASLNYADHCFSGHATMHAQNLWPPRLTSVSQILQLSDLWKLTLQKRGCKGLVTAGVHGLMQGMVLSFGGLQFTENHLQFQADPDVLHNSYSLRGIHYNKDLISLAVLLDAEGKPFLHVSVKFQEKPVRLYACEAGCMNEPVELTSEARGHTFPVMVTQPITPLLYISTDLVHLQDLRHTLHLKAILAHEEHMAKQYPGLPFLFWFSVASLITLFHLFLFKLIYNEYCGPGAKPLFRSKVAVPDSAR, encoded by the exons atgtggctgcagcagcggctgaaggggctgccggggctgctgTCCAGCAGCTGGGCGCGgcgcctgctgctgctgctggtgctgttgCTCGTCGCCTACTGGTACCTGGGCGCGGCGCGGGCGCGGGGCGCGGGGCGCGGGGCCGAGCCCTGGGGCCCCGCCGCGCTCTGCGTGCAGGCGGCCTCGGGCGCCTGGCGGGAGCAGACCCAGCGCGGCGATGCGCTGCCGCTGCCTGAGGaggcggccggggccggcgaGCCCCCGGGGCTGGCGGTGGCCGGTAACGGGTTCCTGCTGCTGGACGTGTCGGCGGGGCGGCTCTGGGTGCGGCCCGCGGGGCCCGCTGCGGGCCCGCCGCTCGCCACCGAGTACCCGGCGCTGGTGCGGCTGAGGGCGCTGGGCGGGCGCGGCGAGGCgcgggcggcgctggcggcgctGCGGGACGGGGCCGTGCGGAGGTTGCGCTGCGTGCAGACGGGGCCCGGCGCCGGGGACTGCGTGACGGTGCGGGAGGAGGTGGTGGCCCACCGGAGCCGGCCGCACCTCTACCTGCAGCGCATCCGCATCGCCAACCCCACCGTGCGGGTGGCCGCCTTCGAGGCCTCGGCTCCCGCCGCCGCGTCCGCGCTGGGCGGGCGCTTCACCAccagcctggagaaggtggAGGAGCGGCAGTTCCTGCTCTCCTCCGGCCGCCTGCTGCTGGCCGGCAGCCCCAaggtggtgctggtggtggtaGCTGCCAAGAAACTCGTGAGCCGGGTGCAGGTCGCGCCCGAGTCGCACTTTGACGAGACCGTGCTGTCCGTGGTGTACACCTCGGAGCCCATCGAGGTGTCCAGGCTGGAGGAGACCTTCAGCAAGCTGAGGGAGGCAGCCAAGAAAGAGATGCTGGAGGTGATGCAGATGGGGGTGGAAGATCTTTTCCAGGAGCACCAGCAGACCTGGTCTGACTTGTTCATTTCAG GGATTGAAATGAGGAAGATCACAGATGCACACACCCCATCCAGTGAGACTGTCAACATGACCCTCTACTACGTGCTGTCAACTGTGCCAGCCCCCCTGCTGGACCCTCTCCTTGCTGGTGAGGACAGGGAGAAGATTGAAGCCAGCCTGAACTATGCTGACCACTGCTTCAGTGGCCACGCCACCATGCACGCCCAGAACCTGTGGCCACCCAGGCTGACCAGTGTCAGCCAGATCCTGCAGCTCTCAGACCTGTGGAAGCTGACTCTCCAAAAACGGGGCTGCAAGGGCCTTGTGACAGCTGGAGTGCACGGGCTGATGCAGGGAATGGTGCTTAGTTTTGGGGGTCTGCAGTTCACAGAAAACCATCTTCAGTTTCAGGCTGACCCCGATGTGCTCCATAACAGCTACTCCTTACGTGGCATCCATTACAACAAGGACTTGATCAGTTTAGCTGTTCTCCTGGATGCAGAAGGAAAGCCCTTCTTGCACGTGTCTGTGAAGTTCCAGGAGAAGCCTGTCAGACTGTATGCCTGTGAGGCAGGCTGCATGAACGAGCCCGTGGAGCTCACCTCAGAGGCACGAGGTCACACCTTCCCCGTCATGGTCACTCAGCCCATCACACCACTGCTTTATATATCAACAGATTTGGTCCACTTGCAGGACCTAAGACACACACTCCACCTAAAAGCTATTCTAGCTCATGAGGAACACATGGCCAAGCAATACCCAGGCTTACCCTTCCTGTTCTGGTTCAGTGTGGCCTCCTTAATTactttgtttcatttgtttctgTTCAAACTCATCTACAACGAGTATTGTGGGCCGGGAGCCAAGCCCCTCTTCAGGAGTAAG GTGGCTGTCCCCGACTCTGCCCGCTGA